DNA sequence from the Actinacidiphila yeochonensis CN732 genome:
GGGGCGGCCAGATGAGCGGAGCCAGCGAGCCGACCCCGTCCTCGCAGCCGTCGCCGTCGCACGCGCCGCCCTCCCCCGAGCCGGGGACGGCGGCGCGCCCCGCGCGTCCGGCGGAGGCCGCGGCCACCCTCCTGCCCGGCACCCCCGCCGACCCGGCCGCGGCCGGGTCGGCCGGCGGAGCCGTGCGGGCGGTGCCGGACGGCAGGGCGCGCAAGGCCGCCCAGGCGGACCTGCTCAACGTCGCGAACCTGCTCACCATGATCAGGCTGTTCCTGGTGCCCGGCTTCGTCGTCCTGCTGCTGCACGGCGACGGGCACGACCCGGCCTGGCGCTCCTTCGCGTGGGCCGCCTTCGGCGTCGCCATGATCACCGACCTCTTCGACGGTGAGCTGGCCCGCCGCTACGGCCTGGTCACGGACTTCGGCAAGATCGCCGACCCGATCGCCGACAAGGCGATCATGGGAGCCGCGCTCATCGGACTGTCCGCCCTGGGCGACCTGCCGTGGTGGGTGACGGCGGTGATCCTCTTCCGCGAGCTGGGCATCACGCTGATGCGGTTCTGGGTCATCCGGCACGGGGTGATCCCGGCCAGCAGGGGCGGGAAGCTCAAGACGCTCACCCAGGGCGTCGGGGTCGGCATGTACATCCTGGTGCTCACCGGCCCGCTGGCCTCCATCCGCGCGTGGATCAT
Encoded proteins:
- the pgsA gene encoding CDP-diacylglycerol--glycerol-3-phosphate 3-phosphatidyltransferase, producing the protein MSGASEPTPSSQPSPSHAPPSPEPGTAARPARPAEAAATLLPGTPADPAAAGSAGGAVRAVPDGRARKAAQADLLNVANLLTMIRLFLVPGFVVLLLHGDGHDPAWRSFAWAAFGVAMITDLFDGELARRYGLVTDFGKIADPIADKAIMGAALIGLSALGDLPWWVTAVILFRELGITLMRFWVIRHGVIPASRGGKLKTLTQGVGVGMYILVLTGPLASIRAWIMAAAVILTVATGVDYIRQAVVLRRAGLAAQARAAAGDHPDGPGTPAGSPAGEAGGPRPERRA